In Phragmites australis chromosome 24, lpPhrAust1.1, whole genome shotgun sequence, the following are encoded in one genomic region:
- the LOC133907346 gene encoding probable cytokinin riboside 5'-monophosphate phosphoribohydrolase LOGL10, with translation MTMRQSRFKRICVFCGSSQGKKRSYHDAAIELGNELVARSVDLVYGGGSIGLMGLVSQAVYDGGRHVIGVIPKTLMTPEISGETVGEVRPVADMHQRKAEMARQSDAFIALPGGYGTLEELLEVITWAQLGIHHKPVGLLNVDGYYNSLLTFIDKAVEEGFINTSARRIIVLAPTAQELMDKLEEYVPYHDRVASTLNWELGH, from the exons atgacgaTGAGGCAGTCGAGGTTCAAGAGGATCTGCGTCTTCTGCGGCAGCAGCCAGGGCAAGAAGCGGAGCTACCATGACGCCGCCATTGAGCTCGGCAACGAGCTG GTGGCGCGGAGCGTCGACCTGGTGTACGGCGGGGGCAGCATCGGGCTCATGGGGCTCGTCTCCCAGGCCGTGTACGACGGCGGCCGGCACGTCATCGG GGTCATTCCCAAGACGCTCATGACCCCAGAG ATAAGTGGCGAGACGGTGGGGGAGGTGAGGCCGGTGGCAGACATGCACCAAAGGAAGGCGGAGATGGCGAGGCAGTCCGACGCCTTCATCGCCCTGCCCG GAGGGTACGGGACGCTGGAGGAGCTGCTGGAGGTGATTACGTGGGCGCAGCTGGGCATCCACCACAAGCCG gtggggctgctgaaCGTGGACGGTTACTACAACTCGCTGCTAACGTTCATCGacaaggcggtggaggaggggtTCATCAACACAAGCGCCCGCCGCATCATCGTGCTCGCCCCGACGGCGCAGGAGCTCATGGACAAGCTCGAG GAGTACGTGCCTTACCACGACAGGGTGGCGTCGACGCTGAACTGGGAGCTGGGCCACTAG